A region of the Pseudomonas sp. A34-9 genome:
AATGGCGGTCGCACGATCTCAGCTTAACCATTTTGAAAACAAGGAGGCTTCATGCCTTTGAAGTTCGCGACACTGGGTGCACTTATGGCCGCTGCCATGTTGGCCGGTTGCAGCACGACCTCCAGCGAGTCGGCAAAGGAATCTGCGGCGACCGAAGCCGGTCACAGCCGCTGTGAAGCAACGGCGGCGGAGTTCGCCATTGGCAAGAAAGCTTCGCCAGAGTTGTTGGAGCAGGCGCGCACCAAAGCCGGAGCGCAAAATGCCCGCTTCCTCAAGCCGACCGACATGATCACGCTCGAGTACCGCTCTGATCGCCTGAATCTGAACACTGACACCAATCTGGTGGTCACTCGCGTCAACTGCGGCTGATCGCTCACCGCTTTTGTTGCAGGCATAAAAAACCCCGTCACATGGACGGGGTTTTTTTAGTGCGCGCAGAAATTACTCTGGGCGAACCTGTGCAGCTTGCATACCCTTTTGGCCTTTCTCAGCCACGAAAGAGACGGTCTGGCCTTCTTTCAGGCTTTTGAAACCGTCGGATTCGATAGCTTTGAAGTGTACGAACAGGTCGTCACCGCCACCTTGAGGAGTGATGAAGCCGAAGCCTTTTTCATCGTTGAACCACTTAACGGTGCCGGTTTGGCGATTAGACATGGTGTATCTCCAAGAAACATATATTTTTCAGTACTGTGCTGCTCAGGCCAACTGGGCACACCCGGGTATCATAGTCGAAATGTTCGCTTTGGTAGCCCCCCGGACGTGCTGTTTGCCAATCGGTCGTGTTTTCTTTACTGCCTGATTCCGCTGGAAGCCCCGGTTTACAAGGCTTTTGGCAGAACGTAAAGACAATAAAAAAACCTGTAAAACCTGCATAAATCGTCTGAAAAGGCTCAAAATCAGCCCGTTTCAGGGGCGCTGAGCCGACTCAAAAGGTTTTTTCGATCACTTTTTCGCCGGTGTGTTTGCCTTGCATTTGGCAATCTGGCCCAGTGCTTTCTGCTGCAGTTCAGGGGTGGCCTTGTTGTCCATCAGGGCCTGGATGTCGGCAGCAGGATAAGACTTGATGGCATCAGCGCCACAAGCGCAGTGCGATTTGGCCGCAGCAGCGCCAATTTGCGGAGTTGCCGCTTGAGTGCACTGCGCCATGTACTTCTCACGCTCGCCCTTCGGCCAGTCGGCGTGGGCGCTCAATGGCAGCAGCATAACGATAGGGGCGACGACGGCGAACAGGGTATTCAGACGCATGCGAGGATGCTCCTTGTGGGTCAATGTCTTGTTATCTGAGGGCTGAAGAGGCCATCAAGTTCAGCACTCTGGCATAAAAACAGACGATTTGCCTTGTGATCAAACAGAGGCATAAGTGACCGCTCATCTGTGCTAGGATGCCGGGCTCAAGCGTTCTCAGGCTCCGGATGACCTTCAGTCCCGACATCGGTCAACGTGCGAATATTTTGATTTGAATCCCAGTCACTCTGGTTCGGTTTTCCGGTTGGCCGCAAGGCTCCTGCCGCTGTAAGGCAGGCGTTCGTCATTGAATGGCCTGGATCGGATCTTGTACTGGCTCATCCCAACCCACGTGACCTTTGGTAGGGGTCACCACTAGGAGAGGAGGCGCCATGCCAACTATTACTCTTCCCGACGGCAGTCAACGTTCATTCGATCACCCGGTTTCCGTAGCCGAGGTCGCCGCATCCATTGGTGCCGGTCTGGCCAAAGCCACTCTGGCCGGCAAGGTCAATGGCCAACTGGTCGACGCCAGCGACATCATCAGCAGCGACGCGACCCTGCAAATCATCACGCCAAAGGATGAAGAGGGGCTGGAGATCATTCGTCACTCTTGCGCCCACCTGGTTGGCCACGCGGTCAAGCAGCTGTACCCGACTGCGAAAATGGTCATCGGGCCGGTCATCGACGAAGGCTTCTATTACGATATCGCCTTCGAGCGTCCTTTCACGCCGGACGACATGGCCGCTATCGAACAGCGCATGCAGCAGCTGATCGAAAAAGATTACGACGTCATCAAGAAAGTCACTCCGCGCGCCGAAGTGATCGAAGTGTTCAAGGCTCGCGGCGAAGACTACAAGCTGCGTCTGGTCGAGGACATGCCGAACGAGCAGGCCATGGGCCTGTACTATCACGAAGAATACGTCGATATGTGCCGCGGTCCGCACGTGCCGAACACACGCTTCCTGAAATCCTTCAAGCTGACCAAGCTGTCGG
Encoded here:
- a CDS encoding I78 family peptidase inhibitor translates to MPLKFATLGALMAAAMLAGCSTTSSESAKESAATEAGHSRCEATAAEFAIGKKASPELLEQARTKAGAQNARFLKPTDMITLEYRSDRLNLNTDTNLVVTRVNCG
- a CDS encoding cold-shock protein, which gives rise to MSNRQTGTVKWFNDEKGFGFITPQGGGDDLFVHFKAIESDGFKSLKEGQTVSFVAEKGQKGMQAAQVRPE